The following nucleotide sequence is from Cicer arietinum cultivar CDC Frontier isolate Library 1 chromosome 2, Cicar.CDCFrontier_v2.0, whole genome shotgun sequence.
TCGCGACTCTCtcccttttcttcttctttggttTCGCTTTCTTTGCgtcctttaagttcgagaattgaaacctaaggctagtgggtgagaaagatcaagttcccaactccttcctccttctcggattcgaaaacggagttagggatttcaaaaccgtcaaacacaaacctccccgtttcatctagatctaagcttcgtttcgcaaagagatagaagggaaagttgctcactaccacactacggtgctagtggactaaacttggaggcgacgttgcgagcggagattttaccggatttactcgcggaaccggaaacacacGTTAAAGCTATcattaaggtaagggctccttccaaacttttagtttgcatttagggacttatctgtggttgtgtggaaaagaattttgttagggtttgagtattaatttgggggaaaatggatcTAAGACTTTACgagtaaaatcttagagttaagttttggttatattgatgaatatttcgtggaaaatgaaattaaactcatttatgtatgattttgagtaaatgaaacttgttgtgtttgagtggtagattgtgttgatttgtgttcgtcgtatttgacgtgttctcaGTTAAtgccgatgaaatttgatgtgttttggtgtggattgtggattggatctgataatatgttttgagttgttcggtgtggaatttgaaaaccattagagttaaacgagtattaagaatggggaatctcttaatgtcttgtttacttaatgttttgttttgaaaatcgtttaagttaaatgagtattaagaatggggaatctcttaatgtcttgtttgcttaatgttttcttttgaaaatcgtttaagttaaatgagtattaagaataaggaatctcttaatgtcttgtttacttaatattcgttttggaaatcgtttaagttaaaagagtattaagaatggggaatctcttaatatttctgtttacttaaagtttgttttgaaaatcgtttaagtcaaaagagtattaagaatggggaatctcttaatatttctgtttacttaaagtttgttttgaaaatcgtttaagtcaaaagagtattaagaatggggaatctcttaatatttctgtttacttaaagtttgttttgaaaatcgtttaagtcaaaagagtattaagaatggggaatctcttaatatttctgtttacttaaagtttgttttgaaaatcgttNNNNNNNNNNNNNNNNNNNNNNNNNNNNNNNNNNNNNNNNNNNNNNNNNNNNNNNNNNNNNNNNNNNNNNNNNNNNNNNNNNNNNNNNNNNNNNNNNNNNNNNNNNNNNNNNNNNNNNNNNNNNNNNNNNNNNNNNNNNNNNNNNNNNNNNNNNNNNNNNNNNNNNNNNNNNNNNNNNNNNNNNNNNNNNNNNNNNNNNNNNNNNNNNNNNNNNNNNNNNNNNNNNNNNNNNNNNNNNNNNNNNNNNNNNNNNNNNNNNNNNNNNNNNNNNNNNNNNNNNNNNNNNNNNNNNNNNNNNNNNNNNNNNNNNNNNNNNNNNNNNNNNNNNNNNNNNNNNNNNNNNNNNNNNNNNNNNNNNNNNNNNNNNNNNNNNNNNNNNNNNNNNNNNNNNNNNNNNNNNNNNNNNNNTGGTAATTGTGTTGggattgctaagtgttatgtattgattatcgtgtgtgagtgcgatggattgtaaaactatttcgaaaaccaattcgtcgtggtgattgtgtgggttttgctaagtgttaagttttggagttatgtgtgagtgtgattgcattagtttaagtatttttggaagaataagcagggaaatcgatttcccaatcgatttgatgagttgcagggacttgGCTATATTagcaaaatcgatttgccaatcgattttgtgatctgtttttttttaaaccatttaagaaatcgatttggaaatcaattggccttaagtcaggaactcagcaaaactgacaaaatcgatttggcaatcgatttggtaacacgggaactcagcaaaactgacaaaatcgatttggcaatcgatttggcaacacaggagCTCAAcaaaactgaccaaatcgatttggcaatcgattgactcagtagaaatccttattttgagttagataatcgattgctcaatagatttatcaatgctttggtcagttatgtattacttgatggtttgagaacttcattttgatttcatttttaattggcaagcattacatgaacttttagcatatgagaaatccttttaaggtgcatgcttagttgaaaggttattttgtgcatttaaaacttaaatgttatgtgttatctgttaatttcggttggtgaccctttacaactattgtggaaatctaggctttgccctcagatgagagccaggacgatcctgccggttcgtaccctacggatgggaatgcttgactggagctatgtaggaggatctcacggggcgcgtggagatcactcagggtgtatagttttttgtaggatgatcagattaggttgatgtatagggactagacgtccttctttttgggttgcagtattttgatttggaaaaatgtacctatactaatattgtccgtttgacatattatttatgatggggtttatataccaccttttgaagtgtaactactttggattcgtattttgagaaacttttccgctgcttgtaaattataatgactcaattatttatccaaaggtatttccttatttgtttttctttgttgtattttaatctcttttgaaaaaaaaatacacattcgctttgaaaatcgggctATTACACCCACGGAATGTCCGTAGGTAACGTATAACTACTCACGGATTACCTACGGACACGAGTTCGTAGCTATTTCACTCGTAGGAATATATTTACCCACGGCAAAGCAGTGGAATATACTTACTTAAGGAATGTCCGTGGGTAGCATGACTTACCGATTCTCCGTGGGTAACTTTACTCATAACTTTTCCGTGGGTAACAACACAAATACTTACAAGCCACAAATAACATTATTTACGGACAATCCTGTAAAAAATTCTACTGATTTCTATTTATCCATGACATGTCCGTAAAAGGTACAAGGGTATCCCTATCGGCACATTATCCATAACCAAGGCCAGTAAAAAACTATTCTTGTCATAACACTTGGAGACTACCTTTTGCATCAACAAGCATTTTTCAACTCACCTAAGGAGTGCACATAAATCTGACAGGTTAAATaggaattgaaaaaataaatcaaatataaaaaaggatGATATACTCACATTACTATGCTCATCACTTTCTACTTAAGCTTAAATAAGGATGTCTCAAAGCTGAAGCAGCAGATAAACGTCCTCTTCTTAAGGGACCTCTCTTAGAGATAAGCTTTGTTGCTAAGTCCCACCCTCTACCAGATTCACTATCAAGAATTTGAAAGTCGGGTCTGAGGCGAGTGTTCTCCTCcattttttcaaatgatatCCACATGTTTTTATTTCCAAATTGAAATTCTTCAAAGCAACAGGAGACTTTAAGGTTGGTATTGCAATTTGCAGGAGTACAATCCCAGCAGAGTACATATCAAATAGATCAGGGTTGTTTAACTGCAACAATAATCACATAATTCACCTTTAGCACTTCAAATGCAATATATATGTGTCTGTGTGCGTGCAGGCACGCGTGCAAAAGACAAGAGAGGGTGATTAATTCAGTCAATTATATGATTAACACATTAACCACTCATTTAGATAATGTTCCTATATTAGAAATGTCTTAAGTACGAGTTCCAAAATTGTAATTCACTGGAGAATTCCATTGTTTGTGAACAGATCTTAGCCAATATTTTTCACTGGAACTGAAAACCCTACAAAAGAATCTTAACTTTAACTACATAATTAAGATATAAGTAATTAAACCTGCCATAGGATTGGTGAAAAGATAGCAGCAATAGGCTCTGGTGGAGGACTTGGTGTTTCTTCTGGGAGTACATATAGTTCTAGAGGGCAATAGTTGGGATCCAAAAGAGTGCAATCGGGAACATAATTCTTTTCAATCCTCAGGTCTGTTGCTGCACTAAAATCAATGAGTTTAATCTGCCCCCGTTTAGTAACCACTAAGTTGGCTGTCTTTATATCTCTGTGAACGATGCATGTATCATGAATTTTCTTTAGCGAAGTAATTATATGGCGCATGATCTGCTTGATGATCAATGCATTTCGCCTAGAAGAGTCTACACCTTGCAAGACGCTTCCAAACATTACAGATTCTAAGTTTGAAGGGAAGTTGCGTTGTTTCATGTAATCGGCAAGAGTACGGTCTCCCTGTGATATCGATAATTCTCCcgttaattaatatatgtacTATGTTCTAAGATGATAAATCAAGATAACATGCAAAAccacttaaattaaatagttataaaaagtaattttatgtctatttatatatgaaatagaaatatgAGGCAGAGCACCTGGCCTCAAACTTCCAAACAAGCCATTTTCCACCTTTTATGAATTGTGAGTTAGTTTTATCAGCTATGAAACTTCCAAGGAAATCAGCACATGTTTCAGGTGCTGCTCTCGTGCTCTTGATAGCCTGTAATTGAACCATTCCTCAAACTCACCAAACTCTTCAGCCCCTTGGATTCCAACCTTAACCTGCAGCAGaatattaaacaataataaCTACTTGGATTATATGATGCCACTTATTGACACTTTAAACGATGCCACTTTAAACAATAATTAGATTATATGATGCAACTGATTGacactttaaataaaatgaggTGTTAGACactttatataatatataaaggtGTTACTCAAATTTTAACATTGATTAACACATTTCTGTTCAGGCCACATTGCTCTAATTGATCAGGCAATCCGGGCAGGTATTGTCCCTCAGCTTGTGAGGTTTTTGGCAAGGAATGATATACCCCAACTGCAGGTATAAATCTTTTCAATCACGTTCTCTATTTTGTACTAATAGTCTGAGAAACAACATCGTTTGCCCAATTATCCCGATTAAgctttatgaagaaaaaattgacatgAGTAATGATGTTGCTGAAACAAATAGCCAAGAAAATTGAATACAGAGCACCTagaataaattaccatatgtgAGCTGAATTCCTTGGTAGATTGTATGTTAACCAACAGCCATATATCCTGCACAAAAGCGACATTTTTTGCTTGCACTCAAAGATCAAACCTTAGTCACAACTGCATATCAGTTATACATTTTCACAATATATATGCACTAGCACTACCACCCATCGGTAATCAGCGGAGTTGCAAACCaaacacaacaataataaaCCTCCTCTCAAGCCATAACCAAGCTATGATCAAATATCTTTTCTAATGCTAACACAAGCAAAATCTTATCAATAGTACCAAACACAGCAACAGTACCAAACcaaacacaacacaacaataGTAACAAACCAAAAGGAACTACCATATTTCATGAATAAAAAGAATAACGATGGAATCCTAAAAAGAATAACAGCAATAGTACCAAACCAAACACAACAGAGTAGTAGCAATTGTTTGTGCAGAAACTTAAGTATGCAATAAATTAAAGCATGAACAAATTGATGCATAAGAGAGAGCAAACGAGTTAGGgtttgcaaataaattaataaacattCATTTACACAACAAATAATCATGAAAAGAGAACAAATTACATAGAGCAAACGAGATAACGACACGAACGAGAGTGAAATAGAGAGCGAACGAGAGAGAACGaacaagagagagagagagagtgaacGACACAACTacagagagaaagagagaaccTGTGAATGAGACTTTGAAGTGGCGGCCAGAGAGCTCTAATCGGCGGCCAGAAAGCTCTGACCGGCGGCGGCGCGAGCCAAGGAAAGGGTTTTGCTAGTGAGAGTGAGTTTTGCGAAGTTTGtttttgagagagagagaggaaaggGTCTAAGTTATTGTTTTCTTagaataagttttttttgttagaataagtttttgttttcgtataaaataaaagaaaatagttaataaaatttCACTTTTACTATACCCACGGATAATCCGTAGACaatttaacattatttttttcatttacctACGGAGAATCAGTGGTAAAATAAAATACGAAGGAATTTTGGTAATTTAAGTTGTgttgcattttttaaaattttacccacagatatttttaattttacctaCGGATTAACCGTGGAATccaatcaacaaaaattaatttattcaataacAGATTTACTCACAGTTTTTCCgtagatattaaataatttgccTACGAACTAAGATCCTTGGGTAAATTTCCGTAGGTATACAActattttcttgtagtggataaatgagtattaaaaacggggaatcttttaatatcaacttttacttaatgattattgtggaaagagtcagagtatgctcatgcatttcatagtacatggtgaccgcgatggggccatggttaAAGTgttgaccgtgatgggccacgagatgatgtcaTGTGATATGTTGGTTCTGcacatttttgtaaatcgtgctgacccgtgataggtggcaccccttcaaggagggttttggcatatacgcattgcagtagggtgcttggcacgtgagtcatgtttgatataatgtgatgattgtatatacatactcaattgttgtttgtgattgtgcCATAATTGATGAATGTGATTGATTGACTATGTGTGGTAAGTGTTAAATGACTTTGAAACGTTTTTGAGACTGAAATATGCAAATTTTAGTagttgtattcaactacaagatgttgtattcaaaaacttttgccactgacttttgctgtgataggtggcaccccttcgaggagggttttggcatatacgcattgcagtagggtgcttggcacgtgaGATTCTGTGGGATTCGAGCCCGGTATCTAagggataagtaccgcctccacacagtcccactaccaattgagctgcttgctcaattggtagtgggactgtgtggaggcggtacttaGAAGGTCGTGATGTAGCATGGCGggggtgttacaaaaaaagTTGAGCCAGCCAATGTAACGCCCTTAATTTTTGATCcaaagattacttaaaaatatttattttcttttagaaatatctataatttttttttcttcttatgagtagttcatcatgtaataatttaaagatgcgtaatattttagttgttagatcgatattcatttatgctccaaaataaaataaatcctctttaagtgaaattcaaactAAACAATGTTGactaaaattaatgatattcaattatttactaacaaatgaaatctcacttctgcatttctattaaaagttaatgatgaagagcaaataactttacaatgtaccacaaaaaatttagtaatacaaaatattatttttaagtaaaagtctcattttcccacgtgcgtgcaccaatcaaacatcaatCATGCAAAtctttgagatcattagtacctaaatgttggtgtaaggggtcagttcatcccacggcaaaaattaaaccaaacaataacttaacaaccataaaatataaatataaaatgttttcttaattaaagatttaaagaagttttttctttaatagttcccaaagatgtatcaaaagtcataaaatgtatctaaataaatcaaatagcAACTCACCATAGAGCAAatgattaaatcaaaataaaaataacaacaaaatgtatgcaagttatgcgtgctcctaaatatatgatccggatataaccagccacacaagcgtccacacagaagtcacccataccaatggggaaaattaaaccagccacacaggcgtccacaaagatgcatatgatatgtcatgaaattataatgatattcgaaatgtacaaatcactagccacttaggcaaccacaaagaaagaaaatcataacacaaataaccagccacttaggcaaccacaaagaaaactatatttaaaaaaacaaatcaccagtcacttaggcaaccacaaggACATAATATTtcagattaaattttttaatcacataagacatcaaatttatattttcatggatgttcatagttaGAGCTCAATCActtaacaacatcaaatatgCACGtcaacaaatatctcaaaatcaccactttcattttaataatccataagattcgatttggctacttgttattgataaaaattaaaactcatatttccaataatacaataacaatagaaattttattcCTTTCACTATAAAATCTTCCGCATTATAAAAATGAACTTTACATTAAtacatttcaataaatcaattttctcatattgtcaaaattaaaaatataaaattctcatcaatttcctcctaacacatatattgttcataaacgtcaaatttaaaatttaaaatactcaaaaagtCAAGACTTAatatcaaatacatcataacaCACATATTACTAACgatatcatcataaaaatttaactttataattaagtatttTAAAACAAGGCGTTaaacattttcactacaaacatatttatcaagggataataataaaatagaatctATATTTAAGTTCATCAAGATAGAtgtattactcaaaagaaacaatcaaaacattatagttaatttttttacgacaaaaataaaatcaacatttttcttttaagacatctagacatcatatcaatatcctACGAaccgctaatttaatatctagcctaactctGCATGGGGAAAATCCCTTACCTTGAACGCATGCTTCCACGTAACACTATGTAGCCCTCGAAAAATCTCATAAAGATGAAGGAATGAAAGCTTAGAACTTCCACAAGAAAGAGAGGGAATGTGTGGGTGGTTGTTTGAGTGacatagaaaatatttgagataaacaAAATGTAGTGTTGGGAATGTTGTGTGAGGTATGGGTGATCAGTTGCAAGTTTTATCGTATTTTATGAGTAAGAGGTGTATGAGACTAATATGGAGATGTGAAGCTGATTGGAGGAAGAG
It contains:
- the LOC101507054 gene encoding LOW QUALITY PROTEIN: serine/threonine-protein kinase STN8, chloroplastic-like (The sequence of the model RefSeq protein was modified relative to this genomic sequence to represent the inferred CDS: inserted 1 base in 1 codon; deleted 2 bases in 1 codon) is translated as MVKVGIQGAEEFGEFEEWFNYRLSRARAAPETCADFLGSFIADKTNSQFIKGGKWLVWKFEGDRTLADYMKQRNFPSNLESVMFGSVLQGVDSSRRNALIIKQIMRHIITSLKKIHDTCIVHRDIKTANLVVTKRGQIKLIDFSAATDLRIEKNYVPDCTLLDPNYCPLELYVLPEETPSPPPEPIAAIFSPILWQLNNPDLFDMYSAGIVLLQIAIPTLKSPVALKNFNLEIKTCGYHLKKWXENTRLRPDFQILDSESGRGWDLATKLISKRGPLRRGRLSAASALRHPYLSLSRK